The sequence below is a genomic window from Salicibibacter cibarius.
ATTAATGCACCGAGAACCGGAATAAGCGTCATTCCCACAATCGGGCTGACCTTCCCCCAAATAAGCAAGCCTACAATCGTGAAAATAATCACTAAACCAACGATAGTCAGCGCCACTGAAAAATCTTGTTCCATTTCTCATTCATCCTCCCATATTCCGAAAGCGGATACAACACCTATTGAAAAATACGATTATCGAATTTTTTTGATGCTTTTACTATCAATACGTGCAATCTAGCATATGTCTACACATTATAGAAATATTATCTCCATAAGCAGCATAACGTTTATTATGTTGATTTTGTTTATTTTGTTCATGGGATTCATTGTTGTTACATCACTATGCTAAATAGAATATACAACAAAAACTCTTAGGATTCTTTATCCCAAGAGTTTAATTTTTATAGTTGTTATTCAGCCACAGTCCTTATCATTCGGAGTATTCGACGATTCGCTCCGGATGCTTAGCTTCGCCTGCTTTCAACAATTTGAACAGCGTTTCCAGATCCCCGGCTTCTTCCATCAGTTCTTCCCTGGCTTTTCGTACCTCTTCCACAATCGGATCTTTCCATTCTTCCATTTACTCATCCCTCCCCATCAGTTCATCCGGCGTAACAATAGTTGGTAAAAACAACCGATGCTCAATATTATATTCGTTTAACCGTTTAATGACGGAACCGTGCGCCAAATGCTTACAATTCCACGTTAACATAAAATCCATTTTGTGCTTGACACAACATGCCAGATGGAGAGCATCCAAAGCAGCTTTCGGTGGAATCGACAGTACAGTAAGATATTGTTCGGCCAGCGTCGTTATTTCTCGGGAAATCGGCAATACAGGCAATCCTGAAAGATACGCCATTCTACGCTCGGAAGCAGAGAAGTCACCCTTTAATACTTCCTGGATGACAGCTTCCGAAATGAACAGATCGTACCTATCCTTATATTCCTGCCACCACTCATGCGTAAGTTGTTGATGACCGGCTACAACGATATCCCTGCTTGCGCGCGCGGCCAAATAACTTGGTATTGTTGTTTCAATGTATATCGTTTCTTTTATAATACTAGTCATCCAACCACCTCCATCTTATTTGCATTGTAACACAGGATGAAACCTAATAATCCTACGCTAACTATCTATAAAGTGGTGTTTCGCACTTTTCATGAAAAAACATACCGGCGCTCCGGTCTTCCTACATCGCCATATTTTAGCTCGGTTTTCACCACGTTGATCGATACCAAATACTCGAGGTAGCGTCTGGCTGTTGAGCGGCTTACCCCTATTTTCTCACCCAGGCTAGAAGCGGTTATGCCCTGATCTTTCGTTTTCGTTAATATATCTTCGATAGTATTTAAGGTGATTTCATCGATCCCTTTCGGCAGCTCTTGGTTGGCAGACCCTGACGCCTGCTTGGCATCGGCTGATCCGATCAAACGGTCGATCTCTGCTTGATCCATCTCTTCCTTTTCGGTGAGCAACCTTCGCTTTCGGTCATATCGTTCAAGTGTCCATGCAAATCGTTCAAACTCGATTGGTTTTACAATGTAATCAAAAGCTCCGCCCCGTATTGATTCCTCGATGATGGACACTTCTTTGGCAGCGGTCATCATAATCACGTCCACTTCGTGATAGTGATTGCGGATCGTCCATAATAGGTCCAGCCCTTCAACATCGGGAATGTACACATCGAGCAAGATGAGGTCGGGTAACGTTTGACTTTTGTTTAATTGCTCTATCGTCTCTTCGCCGGTTTTCGCCATGCCAACAACCGTAAATTTTTCCATTTTATTTATAAATTGGCGGTTGATTTCGGCTACCCTGAAATCATCTTCCACGATGAGCACCTTATAAATAGCTGACATTTTACTCCCACCTTATCTGTTTGGGTACGGTGACGACAAAGCATGCCCCTCCAAGTTCTCCATCTTCAAGCAAAACCGTGCCGCCTATATCTGACATCATCTGACTACTCAAAGCGAGTCCAATGCCTCTATGCGACCCTTCTTTTGTTGAAAAACCTTGCTTGAAAATTTGATCCCCCAATTCCGGCGGGATGCCCGGACCTGAATCTTCAATTTCAAACACGAGGTCGTTGCCCAAATCCGTAAAAAAGATGCTTACGTGCCGTTTTGACTCCGGTTCTTTTTTTACCGCTTCCAATGCATTTTCCAGCAAATTGCCCAAGACCGTTAAAAGCGTGTCTTTCTTCTTTTTTGATAAATGATACGTTAACTTACTTTCCGGATGGATGGTCATGTCAATGCCCAGTTCATTCGCCTGATTCAGTTTGCCGAGCAACACAGCACTAATCATCGGATCAGGCACTTTTTGAGTCAGGAATTGGATCCACGCTTGTTGTGTATCGGTTTCTTCCTGGATTAACTCAATCGCTTCGTCTTTTTGATCGAGCTGCAAAAGGCCCGAAATCGTGTACAATTTATTTGAGAACTCATGCGTTTGCGCCCGAAGCGCTTCGGTATATTGTTTGATTCTCCTCAATTCCTGTGTTAATTGTTCAATTTCCGTCTTGTCGCGAAAAGAAGACACTGCTCCAATGAGCTTATTGTCATAAAAAATCGGAACGCGGTTAACATATACGCTATGGTTGCCGATCAACATTTCTTGATCGTACTGACTTTCCCTGCTTTCGAGCACTTCCGGCATCTTCGTATTCGGAAGAATGTCTCGTATGTCTTTTCCAATATACGTGTCTGTCTGTTTTTTGTTTGACAAAAACAGGCGTTGCGCCGTTTGATTCATTAACATGATCAGCCCATCCCGATTGACGGCGATGATGCCTTCATGGGTAGATTGGAGAATGCTTTCTTTTTGCAAAAACAAATGGGAAATTTCTTCAGGTTCCAAGTCAAACAGCTTTTTTTTAATATAATGGGCGATCATAACAGCTCCCAAAATCCCCACGCTAACGGTCAGCAATAAAACATACCATAATTCCTGCGTGTAATTTGCAATAATCCCTTGAATGTCGTCCACCAAAAACCCGACGGAAACCACGCCGATAATCTCTCCGTCATCGGAAAAAACCGGGACTTTCCCGCGCATGGACGTCCCCAGGGAACCAACGGCTCGAGATACGTAGGACTCGCCGTGAATTAACGCGCGCTCATTATCTTCACCGACCATTGTTTCCCCGATGCGCTCCGGCAAAGGGTGAGCATAACGAACCTCATCCGTGTTCCCAACAACGATGAATTCAGCCCCCGTCTCTTCTCTGATCGGCTCCACAATCGTTTGAATTGTCGAAGCGGGATCTTCCTCGGCAAATGCTTCTCGCAGTTCCGGTATGTTTGCTACGCTTTGCGCTACATTTAATACACGCTCTCCCATTTGGTCTTCCAGAGAGTCGGTAAAAAAATAATGGATAAAAACCCCTACGATTGCAAACATCCCAACAATCAATGCGCAAATAAGCAATATCATTTTTATTTTTAAGTTTATTGTAACCTTTAGTTTGCCAAGATGCTTGTCCATGTCGATGGCGGACTCCTTGTACACTCGACTTCCTAAGACGAATTATACATTGTAGACATCCGAAATGATAACCCTTCGATTTCTGGTATAATAAAAATAAAGGCTAAAGGAGATTGATACACATCGCCATGCCAAATCCTGTTAACCGTTACACATATCATGATTATTTACAATGGGATGATGGTGAACGTTGGGGGCTGATCCACGGGGTGCCATATAACATGTCACCGGCACCTTCAAGAATTCATCAAAAAGTGCTCGGGGAGATATTCGGAGAATTCAGGGACTATTTAAAAGACAAATCCTGCGAGGTCTATTTGGTCCCCTTTGACGTACGACTCCCTTCGCAGGATCAGGCAGACGACACCGACAACGTCGTGCAACCGGACATTTCCATTATTTGCGATCCCGACAAATTGGACCACAAAGGCTGTAACGGCAACCCGGATTTAATTGTGGAAGTGTTGTCTCCGTCAACGGCAAAACACGACCGGCTCCGCAAATTTGAGTTGTATGAAGAAAATGGGGTACAGGAATATTGGATCGTGGATATAAGCAATCAAACCGTCGAGGTGCTTTCGTTAAATCATGGGCAATACGAAAGGGATAACGTGTATGGAAATGAGGATGAGATTACCTCGCATTTGTTTGATTCTTTTTCGCTGGATTTAGGGGCGGTGTTTGAGTAAAAAGTGATACCCACATTCAGGGTATCACTTTTCCTCTATATCAGCCTGGTACATCGCCTGAATATCCTCGGCAATCGGCTCTGTATCCGTATCCATGCCGTCATATTGACGAATGACTTGCCCATTCGGATCGACCAAATAAAACTGGGTGGAATGAATGATATCGTTCCCTTCCGGATCCATTTCAACGACGCTCGCGAATGTATCTTGCGCGATCGTTTCAATATCTTCTTGTTCATATCCGGTGAGGAAATGCCAACCGGCAAAATCGGCGTTGTAATTTTCCCCATACGACCGTAATGTTTCCGGGTCATCAAATTCCGGATCGACGGTAAAGGACACGAGTGTCGTATCGAGGCCTTCGTCTTCAAGGTCCGCCTGCAAGCTTGACATATTTGGGCTCATTACATTGCAAACGGACGGACAGCGGCTAAATACCATATTGGCAACCCAGTAGTCTCCTTCCAAATCTTCATTGGTTACCGTTTCTTCATCCTGATTCGTAAAGGAGAAATCATCCACGTACAACTCCGATTCCGATAGATCGGTGCCGTTCTCTGCTCCCGTCTCGTAGAGCCAAGCGCAGCCGCTGCAAAACAATAGCAGCGCTCCAAAAGCAACTGCTGTTTTCTTTATCATTTGGACTCTCTTCCTCCTAACGGTCGCCCATTTTCACATGTTCGGGAATGTCACTAATGGTCGGCTCTCCGCTGTCTTGATGACTATCCCTCTGTAGCCATTGTTTAAACGACATGCCGATCGCGGTTCCGTATACGATTTCCTGGACGACTTTCATTAAAATCCCGGCGAGCTGTTGGTCACTGTACGCACTGAGATTCCCCAAGAAGCCAATGCCGCCAAACATTGATGAAGAAACACCGGCGTTTGCAGGCAAACAATAAGCCATGACACTTGCCCAATATTGCATATCCGTGTACGTATCATAGAGAGGATAACCTGAAAAAATAATAAGGGCACACGCGGGTGTAATCAATATGCCGTTTCCG
It includes:
- a CDS encoding type II toxin-antitoxin system VapC family toxin; translated protein: MTSIIKETIYIETTIPSYLAARASRDIVVAGHQQLTHEWWQEYKDRYDLFISEAVIQEVLKGDFSASERRMAYLSGLPVLPISREITTLAEQYLTVLSIPPKAALDALHLACCVKHKMDFMLTWNCKHLAHGSVIKRLNEYNIEHRLFLPTIVTPDELMGRDE
- a CDS encoding response regulator, with the protein product MSAIYKVLIVEDDFRVAEINRQFINKMEKFTVVGMAKTGEETIEQLNKSQTLPDLILLDVYIPDVEGLDLLWTIRNHYHEVDVIMMTAAKEVSIIEESIRGGAFDYIVKPIEFERFAWTLERYDRKRRLLTEKEEMDQAEIDRLIGSADAKQASGSANQELPKGIDEITLNTIEDILTKTKDQGITASSLGEKIGVSRSTARRYLEYLVSINVVKTELKYGDVGRPERRYVFS
- a CDS encoding ATP-binding protein, yielding MDKHLGKLKVTINLKIKMILLICALIVGMFAIVGVFIHYFFTDSLEDQMGERVLNVAQSVANIPELREAFAEEDPASTIQTIVEPIREETGAEFIVVGNTDEVRYAHPLPERIGETMVGEDNERALIHGESYVSRAVGSLGTSMRGKVPVFSDDGEIIGVVSVGFLVDDIQGIIANYTQELWYVLLLTVSVGILGAVMIAHYIKKKLFDLEPEEISHLFLQKESILQSTHEGIIAVNRDGLIMLMNQTAQRLFLSNKKQTDTYIGKDIRDILPNTKMPEVLESRESQYDQEMLIGNHSVYVNRVPIFYDNKLIGAVSSFRDKTEIEQLTQELRRIKQYTEALRAQTHEFSNKLYTISGLLQLDQKDEAIELIQEETDTQQAWIQFLTQKVPDPMISAVLLGKLNQANELGIDMTIHPESKLTYHLSKKKKDTLLTVLGNLLENALEAVKKEPESKRHVSIFFTDLGNDLVFEIEDSGPGIPPELGDQIFKQGFSTKEGSHRGIGLALSSQMMSDIGGTVLLEDGELGGACFVVTVPKQIRWE
- a CDS encoding Uma2 family endonuclease; translated protein: MIHIAMPNPVNRYTYHDYLQWDDGERWGLIHGVPYNMSPAPSRIHQKVLGEIFGEFRDYLKDKSCEVYLVPFDVRLPSQDQADDTDNVVQPDISIICDPDKLDHKGCNGNPDLIVEVLSPSTAKHDRLRKFELYEENGVQEYWIVDISNQTVEVLSLNHGQYERDNVYGNEDEITSHLFDSFSLDLGAVFE
- a CDS encoding SCO family protein, translated to MIKKTAVAFGALLLFCSGCAWLYETGAENGTDLSESELYVDDFSFTNQDEETVTNEDLEGDYWVANMVFSRCPSVCNVMSPNMSSLQADLEDEGLDTTLVSFTVDPEFDDPETLRSYGENYNADFAGWHFLTGYEQEDIETIAQDTFASVVEMDPEGNDIIHSTQFYLVDPNGQVIRQYDGMDTDTEPIAEDIQAMYQADIEEK